The DNA window AACTATTTGAATAGACATCATTTACATACTTGTCGCTCAATGGATCTTTATATAAATAGTTGCCATTATAGGTGTCTGTAGAGGACAACTTTAACTCATAGAAAAGGCTGTTGGTAAGTAGGTGATTCAGTTGAAATACTGAGAAATTGGATTGACGGTAGCTGCTGGCCATCCCATGAGGATTATAACGTGACCCATGATCGTAGCCATCCCAGCGATCATTATTGATGGAGTGCATGAGTGAAAACTTGATACCACCATTGAGCTTAAAAACCAATTTCCCGAGAAAGGACCGATTCAATGAACCATTCATTGGTACCAGGACACTATCCCCTGTAGCCTGGGTGATCCAATTGGCGCTGGTGTCCGGCGTATAATCACTGTAGTCATCTACACTGTAACGTGAGATGCCATTGAGGTGATTGCGATTGTTTTGATAACGTGTATTTACGAAAAAGGTGATCTTATCACCAAGTACAGGACCGCTCAGTTGAAATTTGTAGTCTTCGTTCTGGTTTGCGTAAATGGAATCAATGCCCTTAAATATATGATTGTTCCCCGTCATATAATTGGCCATTCCAGTATAGAATGAGCCATGAAATTCTTTGCCGCCGTCTTTGGTAACCGCGTTAACCACACCACTCATGGCGCGGCCGTATTCAGCGTTAAATGTGCCTGTAATAACTTCCAGATCACTGATGGATTCTGGCTCAATCTCAACCGAGGCTGAACCACCGCCAAAACTCTCATCAACGGGGATACCATCAATGAGGTATGAAACTTCTGTTGAACGGCCACCTCTGAAGTGACCATCTACCACACCGGCCTGCATATTTACAACTGCTCCCAGACTTTCAACCGGTAAAATGTCCAACTGCTCTGATGAAATATTCTTGATGGTACCTGTCTGATCCTTTTTCATGGCCATGCGTGCAACTTCAACCACAACAACTTCACCGGTAATAGTTGCAGTCTTCATTCTCACATCGACTGGTACGGTTCTGTTTATTGAAACCGCAATACCCTCAACGATAACAGGGGCATAACCAATCATATCCACCCGCAGATCATAGTGCCCTGGGCTGATATTGAGGATGTAATATCTTCCTTCAATATCTGCAGCTGCACCCATTTGGGTGTCCAGCAATATGACGTTGGCGCCGGGGAGCGATTCACCAGTCACATCATCAATAATGGTTCCGGCAATTTTTCCCGTTGTTTGAGCCTGGAGGCCGCCAACAAGTAGGAGTGACAATCCAGTGATTGTCAATATTCTGCGATGGAGTTTACCTAAGTCAAATTTCATCATCATATACCACTTTGCTAAGTGAAGGGGGAAAGGACTTTTTTTGTCCCTTCCCCCCACAGTTTATAACTCTATATCAACAACAATCTTATTTCATTAAGATCATTTTGTGCGTGCTAGTATAGTTACCAGCTTCCAGGCGGTACATATAAATACCTGAAGCGAGTGCTCCAGCCTGGAATTGAATCTCATGAGCGCCAGCCTGCTGAACATCGTTCACCAGAACCATTACTTCCTGACCCAAAACATTATATACAGTCAATTTTACAAGTTCGGATTGGCCGATTTCATAATTGATGATTGTACTTGGGTTGAAAGGATTAGGATAGTTTTTGCTCAATCCATATGTAGCAGGTGTCTCGACATCATCGATTGCAGTACCACCTGCACCAATAAATGAATATGACCATACAGCAGTTGTCTGCCAGGCGTTATCAGTATTGGTTGGTGAGCTCATGACGTTGCCTTCCCAGGCACTACCGTCATTATCATGGATAACAGGTTCCATAATTATACGATCGCCTTCAACGGGAGTATAGCGTGCATCAGTGAAGCCACTGGCTGTTGCCAGGGAGTCTAAGGAAACCTTAGCTTCGAAGACATAATCAGGATTGAAACCTTCAAAATAGTAGTTTCCATCGCCTGTAACTGACATGGTCAGCTGACCATCAACGTCACGAACCAGGGTCTGATCACTGAAAACCAATTTGTAGTCTGGTTTGTCTCCGCGATACATGGCATTGTGTCTTGGACCTGACTGGTCATACAGGCCAAAGAAGAGCTCAAAGGCATCCATATCCCACCAGTTGCCTTCACCTACATAGCCATTATAGACATTGTCTGTCACTTCTCCGGCTATATACATGAAATCATCATCCATGGCAATATAGAGGTTTGCTGATGCATCATCATTGTTGTCTACAGCACCCCAGATAGCTGAAATACCCCATGAGTTAGGATCTCCAATAAAGAAAGGAGTAACATCTGCCCATTCATCCAGAAAACCATCAGCAACAAAGTTTGCTGGTGCATCCAATGAAATAGTTGGGATTCCAAGAGCTGTGTTGGAGTATGAACTTGGTGATAAACCTGGCTCGCTTGTGTTTGCAGAGGCATCTGTACAGGTTACAGCATAGTAATAATCAACAGCTGCATCGTCAGTCGCTGTATACAGGTAATGAACGACACTTGGTGCACCTTCAAGATGGCCTGCTTTAAGAACATCTACGGCAGGATCTTCAAGATCAGTGATTGGAGACATGCTGGCGTAGACGGTATACGTTTCACCTTCTTCACCAGGAACATCTTCCCAGGTTACCAGATTGTAGTTGGTACCAGGTAAGGCACTGACATTAGCTGGTGGTGGTGGAGCTGTAGTATCAATGTTACCCATATTCATGAAATACAGATCATCAAAGGCATAATTAACATTGGAACCATCCCAGCGAGTAGCTACTAATACAGCACTCACTTGAACTGTTCCTTCTGGCATTACCATTGTTGTAGTGTACATCTCATAATCTGTAGTTGTCTCAAATAAGACATCACCAGTTGAATTGAGAATGGTGCCACCACCATCTTTGGCTTCAATCTTATATCCACCGAAAGCACCTTCACCAGGAGTTTCAGAGATATTTTTGATGTAACCACCCAATTCCCAGGTTTCACCCTGAGAAGCGGGAATAGAGTCTTCTGAATAGAAAACGGCCCATGCAGCACCATTCTCAGTACCCAGTTCAGCAAACTTCTCGCCTGTGCGAGCAATTCCAGCGTCAGAGACAATGCGTGCATGTGCAGCGCCATCACCGGCGTGTGCAACACCCCAACCAAAATGGTCGTCCTGTTCATCAGCAGATTCAAAGCCACCGTTGGTCAGTTTGTTTTGTGAACCAGTCAGTCTGAAATCATCAAAAATCACGGAACCAGTAACCACATCACCAACTCCACTACCACTAACTGAGAACTCAAGAGCATAGCCTTTGATGCGATCTTTATCCAACTGGAGGTTTCCAGGAGAACCTGACCAACCTGTGTGGGTAAAACCGGCATTGTCCCATGAATCAGTACCTTCAAGCAGCATGTTTATGGTGTGCCAGCCTGGTGCATCATCCAGGATATAACTGAATGAATACCAGAATTCGCCCAGATCACTATAACTGGAGTCAGTGATATCACCATAATCGAGAAGATTAAGTCTCAGGTGAACCCGACCCAGAGAATCCTGGGGAACGATATTATAGTAAGAGAAAGTGAGACTATCATATAA is part of the Candidatus Neomarinimicrobiota bacterium genome and encodes:
- a CDS encoding T9SS type A sorting domain-containing protein; the protein is MKTVLRFSMVLMLLMVVGHAQVINNFDVAAADTNYWEWFDPVTEGGSADNPAAHYAISTNADPALGWIETSYVTDNVLEGTAAMRVDYSIHNSEGWGGYTKIQHRYPDTLSTGVYDWSLYDSLTFSYYNIVPQDSLGRVHLRLNLLDYGDITDSSYSDLGEFWYSFSYILDDAPGWHTINMLLEGTDSWDNAGFTHTGWSGSPGNLQLDKDRIKGYALEFSVSGSGVGDVVTGSVIFDDFRLTGSQNKLTNGGFESADEQDDHFGWGVAHAGDGAAHARIVSDAGIARTGEKFAELGTENGAAWAVFYSEDSIPASQGETWELGGYIKNISETPGEGAFGGYKIEAKDGGGTILNSTGDVLFETTTDYEMYTTTMVMPEGTVQVSAVLVATRWDGSNVNYAFDDLYFMNMGNIDTTAPPPPANVSALPGTNYNLVTWEDVPGEEGETYTVYASMSPITDLEDPAVDVLKAGHLEGAPSVVHYLYTATDDAAVDYYYAVTCTDASANTSEPGLSPSSYSNTALGIPTISLDAPANFVADGFLDEWADVTPFFIGDPNSWGISAIWGAVDNNDDASANLYIAMDDDFMYIAGEVTDNVYNGYVGEGNWWDMDAFELFFGLYDQSGPRHNAMYRGDKPDYKLVFSDQTLVRDVDGQLTMSVTGDGNYYFEGFNPDYVFEAKVSLDSLATASGFTDARYTPVEGDRIIMEPVIHDNDGSAWEGNVMSSPTNTDNAWQTTAVWSYSFIGAGGTAIDDVETPATYGLSKNYPNPFNPSTIINYEIGQSELVKLTVYNVLGQEVMVLVNDVQQAGAHEIQFQAGALASGIYMYRLEAGNYTSTHKMILMK